One Clavibacter zhangzhiyongii genomic region harbors:
- a CDS encoding DUF1972 domain-containing protein, whose translation MSVIEPRRLRIAMVGTRGVPAAYGGFETAIEEIGQRLAARGHDVTVYCRSANRSRPRTHLGMTLVHLPALKTKSIETLSHTALSAIHLALGKRQDAAFVFNAANAPFVPLIRSRGTATAVHVDGLEWKRGKWGRMGKKYYRVAEQMAVKDADALISDAQGIADYYDHEFGIPTELLTYGANILRDPASDRLAELGLEPGQYHLVVARFEPENHVDVIVDGYTASGATLPLVVVGSAPYSAAYTDRIEQVATADPRIQRLGGVWDQEQLDQLYAHALTYLHGHSVGGTNPSLLRAMGAATATLANDNVFNRDVLGEDGRFWSDAAGVAALVEGAEAAADEAVAIGRRLQERAEETYDWDAIADGYEELAARLTRGYSTRGMSRGVRSATRWEPELRASDAGRTSFLLEESR comes from the coding sequence ATGTCTGTCATCGAACCGCGTCGTCTCCGCATCGCCATGGTCGGCACCCGAGGGGTCCCCGCCGCGTACGGCGGATTCGAGACCGCCATCGAGGAGATCGGGCAGCGCCTCGCCGCCCGCGGCCACGACGTCACCGTCTACTGCCGCTCCGCGAACCGCTCGCGTCCCCGCACCCACCTCGGCATGACGCTCGTGCACCTGCCGGCGCTCAAGACCAAGTCGATCGAGACGCTCAGCCACACCGCGCTGTCCGCGATCCACCTGGCCCTCGGCAAGCGCCAGGACGCGGCCTTCGTGTTCAACGCCGCCAACGCGCCGTTCGTCCCGCTCATCCGCTCGCGCGGCACGGCCACCGCCGTGCACGTGGACGGCCTCGAGTGGAAGCGCGGCAAGTGGGGCCGCATGGGCAAGAAGTACTACCGCGTCGCCGAGCAGATGGCCGTCAAGGACGCCGACGCGCTCATCTCCGACGCGCAGGGCATCGCCGACTACTACGACCACGAGTTCGGGATCCCCACGGAGCTCCTCACCTACGGCGCCAACATCCTGCGCGACCCCGCGTCGGACCGCCTGGCGGAGCTCGGCCTCGAGCCCGGCCAGTACCACCTCGTCGTCGCGCGCTTCGAGCCGGAGAACCACGTCGACGTCATCGTCGACGGCTACACCGCCTCGGGCGCGACCCTGCCGCTCGTCGTCGTCGGATCCGCGCCGTACTCGGCCGCGTACACCGACCGCATCGAGCAGGTCGCCACCGCCGACCCGCGCATCCAGCGCCTCGGCGGGGTGTGGGACCAGGAGCAGCTCGACCAGCTCTACGCCCACGCGCTCACCTACCTGCACGGCCACTCGGTCGGCGGCACCAACCCGTCGCTGCTACGCGCCATGGGCGCCGCGACCGCGACGCTCGCGAACGACAACGTCTTCAACCGCGACGTGCTCGGCGAGGACGGCCGCTTCTGGTCGGACGCCGCCGGCGTCGCCGCGCTCGTCGAGGGCGCGGAGGCCGCGGCCGACGAGGCCGTCGCGATCGGCCGCCGACTGCAGGAGCGCGCCGAGGAGACCTACGACTGGGACGCCATCGCCGACGGCTACGAGGAGCTCGCCGCCCGCCTGACGCGCGGCTACTCCACGCGCGGCATGAGCCGCGGCGTCCGCTCGGCCACCCGCTGGGAGCCGGAGCTGCGCGCCAGCGACGCCGGCCGCACCTCCTTCCTCCTCGAGGAGAGCCGATGA
- a CDS encoding CDP-alcohol phosphatidyltransferase family protein, with protein sequence MTATADPRAESYLDVVRRLASAQKKAARGAPAYSIRVNRPAGRLLAAWAYRAGLTPNQVTAISAAFTFTGIALVALVEPAAWLGIAVWLLLAVGYAFDSADGQVARLRGGGSLSGEWLDHVVDCIKISSLHLAVLVSMYRWPATDSDAWLLVPVVYAIVAAASFFAMILNDQLKRVHQVAGGPAPEAGRSTLLRSLLVIPTDYGFLCIVFALLGAPVVFLAVYALMMLANAGHLALASVKWFRDMGALDARRAEAASVGSAQVPA encoded by the coding sequence ATGACCGCCACCGCCGACCCGCGCGCGGAGTCGTACCTCGACGTCGTGCGCCGCCTGGCGTCCGCGCAGAAGAAGGCGGCCCGGGGCGCGCCCGCGTACTCGATCCGCGTCAACCGCCCGGCCGGCCGCCTCCTCGCCGCGTGGGCCTACCGCGCGGGGCTGACCCCGAACCAGGTCACCGCGATCAGCGCCGCCTTCACGTTCACGGGCATCGCGCTCGTGGCGCTCGTGGAGCCCGCCGCCTGGCTCGGCATCGCTGTGTGGCTGCTGCTCGCCGTGGGCTACGCGTTCGACTCGGCCGACGGCCAGGTCGCGCGCCTCCGCGGCGGCGGATCGCTGTCGGGCGAGTGGCTCGACCACGTCGTCGACTGCATCAAGATCTCGTCGCTGCACCTCGCGGTGCTCGTGTCGATGTACCGCTGGCCCGCCACGGACTCCGACGCGTGGCTGCTCGTGCCCGTCGTCTACGCGATCGTGGCCGCCGCGAGCTTCTTCGCGATGATCCTCAACGACCAGCTGAAGCGCGTCCACCAGGTCGCCGGCGGCCCCGCCCCCGAGGCCGGCCGCTCGACCCTGCTGCGCTCGCTGCTCGTGATCCCCACCGACTACGGCTTCCTCTGCATCGTGTTCGCGCTGCTCGGCGCGCCCGTCGTGTTCCTCGCGGTCTACGCGCTGATGATGCTCGCCAACGCCGGGCACCTCGCCCTCGCGTCGGTCAAGTGGTTCCGCGACATGGGCGCGCTCGACGCGCGCCGTGCCGAGGCCGCGTCCGTCGGATCCGCGCAGGTGCCCGCGTGA
- a CDS encoding glycosyltransferase family 4 protein, with the protein MTAYADTERALAQAEDEGADLRGRTILVAHPSAELYGSDRVLLESVAGLVAAGARTVVTLPADGPLVDALTGVGAVVHHAPTPVLRKAMLRPRGFAALVGQSARGLSAGLGLVRRTRPDAVYVNTVTIPLWILVGRLTGRPVLCHVHEAEGSASRAVGTALALPLALATRVVANSRYSVEVLGRALPRVARRAVVVHNGVPGPADPAPARPALEGGLRVLYVGRLSDRKGVDVAVEAIVELRDRGVPATLDIVGAVFPGYEWYEEQLRTTIRVLDLEALVTLHGFHAEVTPYLAAADACVVPSRVDEPFGNTAVEALLAARPVVVSDTSGLREAAGGYESAQLVPPSDPAALADALHLVATDWDAYRARAARDRFRAEHRHGPELYRQRIARSVGTMLSAAKRVGSPRPASSR; encoded by the coding sequence GTGACCGCGTACGCCGACACCGAGCGCGCGCTCGCGCAGGCCGAGGACGAGGGCGCGGACCTCCGCGGCCGCACGATCCTCGTCGCGCACCCGAGCGCGGAGCTCTACGGATCCGACCGGGTGCTCCTCGAGAGCGTCGCCGGCCTCGTCGCCGCGGGCGCCCGCACGGTGGTCACCCTGCCGGCGGACGGCCCGCTCGTCGACGCCCTCACCGGCGTCGGCGCAGTCGTGCACCACGCGCCCACGCCCGTGCTCCGGAAGGCGATGCTGCGCCCGCGCGGCTTCGCGGCCCTCGTCGGCCAGTCGGCCCGCGGCCTGTCCGCGGGCCTCGGCCTCGTGCGGCGCACGCGCCCGGACGCCGTCTACGTCAACACCGTCACGATCCCGCTCTGGATCCTCGTCGGCCGCCTCACCGGCCGCCCCGTCCTCTGCCACGTGCACGAGGCGGAGGGATCCGCGTCGCGCGCGGTCGGCACGGCGCTCGCCCTGCCGCTCGCCCTGGCGACGCGCGTGGTCGCGAACAGCCGCTACAGCGTCGAGGTCCTCGGCCGCGCCCTCCCGCGGGTCGCGCGCCGGGCCGTGGTCGTGCACAACGGCGTGCCCGGCCCCGCGGATCCCGCCCCCGCGCGCCCCGCGCTCGAGGGCGGGCTGCGGGTGCTCTACGTCGGCCGGCTCTCCGACCGCAAGGGCGTGGACGTCGCCGTCGAGGCGATCGTCGAGCTCCGCGACCGCGGCGTGCCGGCGACGCTCGACATCGTGGGCGCCGTGTTCCCCGGCTACGAGTGGTACGAGGAGCAGCTGCGCACGACGATCCGGGTCCTCGACCTCGAGGCGCTCGTGACCCTGCACGGCTTCCACGCCGAGGTGACCCCCTACCTCGCCGCCGCGGATGCGTGCGTCGTCCCCTCCCGGGTGGACGAGCCGTTCGGCAACACCGCCGTGGAGGCACTGCTCGCCGCACGGCCCGTGGTGGTCAGCGACACCTCCGGCCTCCGCGAGGCCGCGGGCGGGTACGAGTCGGCGCAGCTGGTGCCGCCCTCGGATCCGGCCGCCCTCGCGGACGCCCTCCATCTCGTCGCGACGGACTGGGACGCCTACCGCGCCCGCGCCGCCCGCGACCGCTTCCGCGCCGAGCACCGGCACGGACCCGAGCTCTACCGGCAGCGCATCGCGCGGTCGGTGGGCACGATGCTCAGCGCTGCGAAGCGCGTCGGCAGCCCCCGACCGGCCAGCTCCCGCTGA
- a CDS encoding PKD domain-containing protein: MSILSSAGRRLAAMTAAAAVILSAVVIAQPAMADSAPVDPTDPRTPATVTADPLPTTQIDGVAWSQVVVGDTVYVAGKFQNARPAGAAPGTNLTPRSNLLAYDVRTGALITSFAPKLNAQALSVTASPDGSRIYVVGDFTDIDGQGYYRAAAFSTATGKIIPTFRPIMGSQTRTVSASNDTVYLGGTFRSVNGAARNYLAAVSASTGATLPFVADTDTVVDALTLTKDASKLVVGGRFTQLSGVPTYGLGAVDPASGASLPWAANQQVRNAGVESSITSLYATGDRVYGSGYTFGDGGNLEGAFSADPNTGVVNWVEDCHGDSYSVFATETVAYVAGHPHYCGNIGGFPQTEPWTFQHSIAFSKQATGTATADPYGYHNWAGTPSPTLLNWFPKYVTGSFTGQGQAAWSVNGNQDYIVVGGEFPYVNTTAQQGLVRYATAKDAPNRIGPNGNDQLVPKTVSYTKGEARVAWQATFDRDSTRLTYKVIRDGKTATPVYQVTQDSTFWQRPSMGFVDKGLVPGSSHTYKVVVTDGNGNAVDRNSAPVVIADQSGSDAYATSVKDDGATAYYPLDERDGTAGLDHVAFEDLRVDAATRGAAGPIDGSTATTFSGKDGSFAVTPQAAKSPNTFSVESWVKTTSTSGGKVVGYGNNSTGTSGNYDRMVYLDNDGRIFFGVYTGATQTISSAPGFNDGKWHQIVATMSDAGMKLFVDGKVVGQRADVTAGQDFTGFWRIGGDNLGGWPNQPASYYLAGDIAQVSIYPTALTRADVVDHLVASGRTSPIPPAPSDAYGKAVYAADPSFFWRLDDAQGATTVKDAGQNDVPGNVGRNVSFGQAGALAGTAGTSASFDDSITVSSQRVQNPQRYTVETWFQTTTNRGGKLIGFGDNADPFNFSGSYDRHVYMQDDGRLQFGIWTGQTNLATSPKAYNDGQWHHMAASQGVDGLKLYVDGELVGQNGATQAQGYDGYWRIGGDNTWGSASGTFQGRLDEVAVYPTALAADTIATHHALGTTGRVPNQAPKAAFTQQADFLAASFDATGSTDADGTITGYDWDFGDDVRASGAQQSHTYAAAGTYTVTLTVTDDRGTTNRTQQEITVKAAPANIAPTAVVTATATDLTAKLDGSASTDADGQVASYAWDFGDGSTGTGPTPTHAYAAGGAYTVTLTVTDDKGLTGSASTQVTVVAPPVNREPTAVIASTTTDLVANLDGRASSDPDGAIASWAWEFGDGTTGTGPSIAHPYAKAGTYQVALTVTDDEGATGRTTASVTVTAPPVNQAPVAAFTSTTAGLVASLDASTSSDPDGTVASWSWAFGDGTTGAGRTTTHAYAQAGTYPVSLTVTDDKGLTTTTTSPVTVEAPASSVLAQDSFGRTVAQGWGTAEVGGAWRVTGSTSIVKVQDGQGQVASPKGETRTMSLDAVSTTSSDVSATFSLDSVPTGGGSYTRVTSRQVGSSFYQTQVWVKATGQIQLVQSEGSSNPASYVLPGTTYKAGQQLRVRVLTTGTSPTTVKAKVWVAGQAEPAAWQTSITSSTAALQAAGSVAIQTYLSGSATAPVTTRIDDVVVARDGQAPAPANQAPTAAFTSTAKDLTASFDGSTSTDADGTVASYAWAFGDGTTGTGRTVDHAYAKAGTYAVSLTVTDDKGLVSAKKDGTVTVTAPAAANQAPAAAFTSAAKDLTASFDGSTSTDADGTVASYAWTFGDGATGTGRTVDHAYAAAGTYQVSLTVTDDKGLVSAKKDGTVTVTAPVGTPANQAPTAAFTSTAKDLTASFDGSTSTDADGTVASYAWAFGDGTTGTGRTVDHAYAKAGTYAVSVTVTDDKGLVSTKKDGSVTVTAPVVTPPAAGILAQDSFARTTANGWGTAETGGAWRITGNASILKVQDGQAQVTSPAGETRTASLDAVRGTASDAQVSFSLDRVPTGGGAYVRINSRQVGTAVYQTQVWVRSTGQVMIVQSENGTNLKSVVVPNLTYTAGQQLRVRVQVTGTSPTTMNAKVWPVGQAEPTAWQSTTTGSLAALQTAGTFGIQTYLSSSAAGPVAFTLDDLLVTDGTVR, encoded by the coding sequence ATGAGCATCCTCTCCTCCGCGGGACGTCGCCTGGCCGCGATGACCGCGGCCGCCGCGGTCATCCTGTCCGCGGTCGTGATCGCGCAGCCCGCGATGGCCGACTCCGCCCCCGTCGACCCGACGGATCCGCGGACGCCCGCCACCGTGACCGCCGATCCGCTGCCCACGACCCAGATCGACGGCGTCGCCTGGTCGCAGGTCGTCGTCGGCGACACCGTCTACGTCGCCGGCAAGTTCCAGAACGCGCGCCCCGCCGGCGCCGCGCCCGGGACGAACCTCACCCCGCGCAGCAACCTGCTCGCGTACGACGTCCGCACGGGCGCGCTCATCACCTCGTTCGCGCCGAAGCTGAACGCGCAGGCGCTCTCGGTGACGGCGTCGCCCGACGGCTCGCGCATCTACGTGGTCGGGGACTTCACCGACATCGACGGCCAGGGCTACTACCGCGCCGCGGCGTTCAGCACCGCGACCGGCAAGATCATCCCGACCTTCCGCCCGATCATGGGCAGCCAGACCCGCACGGTGAGCGCCTCGAACGACACCGTGTACCTCGGCGGCACGTTCCGCAGCGTCAACGGCGCCGCGCGGAACTACCTCGCCGCGGTGTCCGCCTCCACCGGCGCCACGCTGCCGTTCGTCGCCGACACCGACACCGTGGTCGATGCGCTCACGCTCACGAAGGACGCGTCCAAGCTGGTCGTCGGCGGCCGCTTCACGCAGCTGAGCGGCGTCCCCACCTACGGGCTCGGCGCGGTCGACCCGGCCTCGGGCGCCTCGCTCCCGTGGGCCGCGAACCAGCAGGTGCGCAACGCCGGCGTGGAGTCCTCGATCACGAGCCTCTACGCCACGGGCGACCGGGTGTACGGATCCGGCTACACGTTCGGCGACGGCGGCAACCTCGAGGGCGCGTTCTCGGCGGACCCGAACACCGGCGTCGTGAACTGGGTCGAGGACTGCCACGGCGACAGCTACTCCGTCTTCGCGACCGAGACCGTCGCGTACGTGGCGGGCCACCCGCACTACTGCGGCAACATCGGCGGCTTCCCGCAGACGGAGCCGTGGACCTTCCAGCACAGCATCGCCTTCAGCAAGCAGGCGACCGGCACGGCCACGGCCGACCCGTACGGCTACCACAACTGGGCCGGCACGCCGTCCCCGACGCTGCTCAACTGGTTCCCGAAGTACGTCACGGGCTCCTTCACGGGCCAGGGCCAGGCGGCCTGGAGCGTCAACGGCAACCAGGACTACATCGTCGTCGGCGGCGAGTTCCCGTACGTGAACACCACCGCGCAGCAGGGCCTCGTGCGCTACGCGACGGCCAAGGACGCGCCGAACAGGATCGGCCCGAACGGCAACGACCAGCTCGTGCCGAAGACGGTCTCGTACACGAAGGGCGAGGCGCGCGTCGCCTGGCAGGCCACGTTCGACCGCGACTCGACCCGCCTCACCTACAAGGTGATCCGCGACGGGAAGACGGCGACCCCCGTCTACCAGGTGACCCAGGACTCCACGTTCTGGCAGCGTCCCTCGATGGGCTTCGTCGACAAGGGCCTCGTGCCCGGCAGCTCGCACACCTACAAGGTCGTCGTCACCGACGGCAACGGCAACGCGGTCGACCGCAACAGCGCGCCCGTCGTGATCGCCGACCAGTCCGGCAGCGACGCCTACGCCACGAGCGTGAAGGACGACGGCGCGACCGCGTACTACCCGCTCGACGAGAGGGACGGCACCGCCGGACTCGACCACGTCGCGTTCGAGGACCTCCGGGTCGACGCCGCCACGCGCGGCGCCGCGGGCCCGATCGACGGATCCACCGCCACCACCTTCTCCGGCAAGGACGGGTCCTTCGCGGTCACGCCCCAGGCGGCGAAGTCGCCGAACACCTTCAGCGTGGAGTCGTGGGTCAAGACGACCTCGACCTCGGGCGGCAAGGTCGTCGGCTACGGCAACAACAGCACCGGCACCTCGGGCAACTACGACCGCATGGTCTACCTCGACAACGACGGCCGGATCTTCTTCGGCGTCTACACCGGGGCCACCCAGACGATCAGCTCGGCTCCCGGCTTCAACGACGGGAAGTGGCACCAGATCGTCGCGACCATGAGCGACGCGGGCATGAAGCTGTTCGTGGACGGCAAGGTCGTCGGCCAGCGCGCCGACGTCACGGCCGGCCAGGACTTCACCGGCTTCTGGCGCATCGGCGGCGACAACCTCGGCGGCTGGCCCAACCAGCCCGCGAGCTACTACCTGGCCGGCGACATCGCCCAGGTGTCGATCTACCCGACCGCCCTCACGCGCGCCGACGTCGTCGACCACCTGGTCGCCTCGGGCCGCACCTCGCCCATCCCGCCGGCGCCCTCGGACGCCTACGGCAAGGCGGTCTACGCCGCCGACCCGTCGTTCTTCTGGCGCCTCGACGACGCGCAGGGCGCGACGACCGTGAAGGACGCCGGCCAGAACGACGTCCCCGGCAACGTGGGACGCAACGTGTCCTTCGGCCAGGCGGGCGCCCTCGCGGGCACCGCCGGCACGTCGGCGTCGTTCGACGACAGCATCACGGTGAGCTCGCAGCGGGTCCAGAACCCGCAGCGGTACACCGTCGAGACGTGGTTCCAGACGACCACGAACCGCGGCGGGAAGCTGATCGGGTTCGGCGACAACGCGGATCCGTTCAACTTCTCCGGCAGCTACGACCGCCACGTCTACATGCAGGACGACGGACGCCTGCAGTTCGGGATCTGGACCGGCCAGACCAACCTGGCCACGTCGCCCAAGGCGTACAACGACGGCCAGTGGCACCACATGGCGGCCTCGCAGGGCGTCGACGGCCTGAAGCTCTACGTGGACGGCGAGCTCGTCGGCCAGAACGGGGCCACCCAGGCCCAGGGCTACGACGGCTACTGGCGCATCGGCGGGGACAACACCTGGGGCTCGGCGAGCGGCACCTTCCAGGGCCGCCTCGACGAGGTCGCGGTGTACCCCACGGCCCTCGCGGCCGACACGATCGCGACGCACCACGCGCTCGGGACCACGGGCCGGGTGCCGAACCAGGCCCCGAAGGCCGCGTTCACGCAGCAGGCCGACTTCCTGGCCGCGTCGTTCGACGCGACCGGATCCACGGACGCCGACGGCACGATCACGGGCTACGACTGGGACTTCGGCGACGACGTCCGGGCGTCCGGCGCGCAGCAGTCGCACACCTACGCCGCGGCCGGCACCTACACGGTGACGCTCACGGTGACGGACGACCGCGGCACGACGAACCGCACGCAGCAGGAGATCACCGTGAAGGCGGCGCCGGCGAACATCGCGCCGACGGCCGTGGTGACCGCCACCGCGACGGACCTCACGGCGAAGCTCGACGGATCCGCCTCCACGGACGCCGACGGCCAGGTCGCCTCCTACGCGTGGGACTTCGGCGACGGCAGCACGGGCACCGGCCCGACGCCGACGCACGCCTACGCCGCGGGCGGCGCCTACACGGTGACCCTCACGGTCACGGACGACAAGGGCCTCACGGGCTCCGCGTCCACGCAGGTGACGGTCGTGGCGCCCCCGGTCAACCGGGAGCCCACGGCGGTGATCGCGTCGACCACGACCGACCTGGTCGCGAACCTCGACGGCCGCGCCTCCTCCGACCCGGACGGCGCCATCGCGTCCTGGGCGTGGGAGTTCGGCGACGGGACGACCGGCACCGGCCCCTCCATCGCCCACCCCTACGCGAAGGCCGGCACGTACCAGGTCGCGCTGACGGTGACGGACGACGAGGGCGCGACGGGTCGCACGACCGCGAGCGTCACGGTCACCGCCCCGCCCGTGAACCAGGCGCCCGTCGCCGCGTTCACGTCCACCACGGCGGGCCTCGTCGCCTCGCTCGACGCCTCCACGTCGAGCGATCCCGACGGCACCGTGGCCTCCTGGTCCTGGGCCTTCGGCGACGGGACCACCGGCGCGGGCCGCACCACGACCCACGCCTACGCCCAGGCCGGCACCTACCCGGTGTCGCTCACGGTGACGGACGACAAGGGCCTCACGACGACGACCACCTCCCCGGTGACCGTCGAGGCCCCCGCGTCGAGCGTCCTCGCGCAGGACTCGTTCGGCCGCACGGTCGCGCAGGGCTGGGGCACGGCCGAGGTCGGCGGCGCCTGGCGCGTCACCGGCAGCACGAGCATCGTCAAGGTGCAGGACGGACAGGGCCAGGTCGCCTCGCCGAAGGGCGAGACGCGCACGATGAGCCTCGACGCGGTGTCCACCACGTCGTCGGACGTCAGCGCGACCTTCTCGCTCGACTCCGTCCCCACCGGCGGCGGCTCCTACACGCGGGTCACCTCGCGCCAGGTCGGCTCGTCGTTCTACCAGACGCAGGTCTGGGTCAAGGCGACCGGGCAGATCCAGCTGGTGCAGTCGGAGGGATCGTCGAACCCGGCGTCCTACGTGCTCCCCGGCACGACCTACAAGGCCGGCCAGCAGCTCCGCGTCCGCGTCCTGACGACCGGCACCTCGCCGACCACCGTCAAGGCCAAGGTGTGGGTCGCCGGCCAGGCCGAGCCCGCCGCATGGCAGACGAGCATCACCAGCTCGACCGCCGCGCTGCAGGCCGCCGGCTCCGTCGCGATCCAGACCTACCTCTCGGGGTCGGCGACGGCGCCCGTCACCACGCGGATCGACGACGTGGTCGTCGCCCGCGACGGCCAGGCGCCCGCCCCGGCGAACCAGGCCCCGACGGCGGCGTTCACGTCGACGGCGAAGGACCTGACGGCCTCGTTCGACGGATCCACGTCGACGGACGCCGACGGCACGGTCGCCTCCTACGCCTGGGCGTTCGGCGACGGCACGACGGGCACGGGCCGCACGGTCGACCACGCCTACGCGAAGGCCGGCACGTACGCGGTGTCGCTCACGGTGACGGACGACAAGGGCCTCGTCTCGGCGAAGAAGGACGGCACCGTGACGGTGACCGCTCCCGCGGCGGCGAACCAGGCCCCGGCGGCGGCGTTCACGTCCGCCGCGAAGGACCTGACGGCCTCGTTCGACGGATCCACGTCGACGGACGCCGACGGCACCGTCGCCTCGTACGCCTGGACCTTCGGGGACGGCGCCACGGGCACCGGTCGCACGGTCGACCACGCCTACGCCGCGGCCGGCACCTACCAGGTGTCGCTCACGGTGACGGACGACAAGGGCCTCGTCTCGGCGAAGAAGGACGGCACGGTCACGGTGACCGCGCCTGTCGGCACGCCGGCGAACCAGGCCCCGACGGCGGCGTTCACGTCGACGGCGAAGGACCTGACGGCCTCGTTCGACGGATCCACGTCGACGGACGCCGACGGCACGGTCGCCTCGTACGCCTGGGCGTTCGGCGACGGGACGACCGGCACCGGTCGCACGGTCGACCACGCCTACGCGAAGGCCGGCACGTACGCGGTGTCGGTCACGGTGACGGACGACAAGGGCCTCGTCTCGACGAAGAAGGACGGGTCGGTCACGGTGACCGCCCCGGTCGTCACGCCGCCGGCCGCGGGGATCCTCGCGCAGGACTCCTTCGCCCGCACCACCGCCAACGGCTGGGGCACGGCGGAGACCGGCGGCGCCTGGCGCATCACCGGCAACGCGTCGATCCTCAAGGTGCAGGACGGGCAGGCGCAGGTCACCAGCCCCGCCGGCGAGACCCGCACCGCGAGCCTCGACGCCGTCCGCGGCACCGCCTCGGACGCCCAGGTCAGCTTCTCGCTGGACCGGGTGCCCACGGGCGGCGGCGCGTACGTGCGGATCAACTCGCGCCAGGTCGGCACGGCCGTGTACCAGACGCAGGTCTGGGTGCGGTCGACCGGCCAGGTGATGATCGTGCAGTCGGAGAACGGGACCAATCTCAAGTCGGTCGTCGTCCCGAACCTCACGTACACGGCCGGGCAGCAGCTCCGCGTCCGCGTGCAGGTCACGGGCACGTCGCCCACCACGATGAACGCGAAGGTGTGGCCCGTCGGCCAGGCCGAGCCGACGGCGTGGCAGTCGACGACGACCGGGTCCCTGGCCGCCCTGCAGACCGCGGGCACGTTCGGGATCCAGACGTACCTGTCGAGCTCGGCGGCCGGCCCGGTCGCGTTCACGCTCGACGACCTGCTGGTCACGGACGGCACCGTCCGCTGA